A region of Kribbella sp. NBC_01245 DNA encodes the following proteins:
- a CDS encoding pyridoxamine 5'-phosphate oxidase family protein: MLETEAEVAALQELLDKSHGSSTDHLRSIIKDERVLSARDLVALLTGMKVINVATVTAHGEPRISALDGHFLHGTWTFGTDGSAAKARHIKARPAVSVAHVDNEELAVFSHGRAERLDESDPGWEEVIGHWTAHYGSSPLSWGDDIAMYRFYPHWMVGYTANRTELLRDRGITP; this comes from the coding sequence ATGCTTGAAACCGAGGCGGAAGTGGCCGCATTACAAGAGCTCTTGGACAAGTCGCATGGTTCGTCGACCGATCATCTGCGCAGCATCATCAAGGACGAGCGCGTGCTTTCCGCGCGGGACCTGGTCGCGCTCCTGACCGGGATGAAGGTCATCAACGTGGCCACCGTGACGGCTCACGGCGAGCCACGGATCAGCGCGCTGGACGGGCATTTCCTGCACGGGACGTGGACGTTCGGGACGGACGGATCGGCGGCCAAGGCGCGGCACATCAAGGCCCGGCCGGCGGTCAGCGTGGCGCACGTCGACAACGAGGAACTCGCCGTCTTCAGCCATGGCCGGGCTGAGCGGCTGGACGAGTCCGATCCGGGGTGGGAGGAGGTGATCGGGCACTGGACCGCGCACTACGGCAGTTCGCCGCTCAGCTGGGGCGACGACATCGCGATGTACCGCTTCTATCCGCACTGGATGGTCGGCTACACCGCCAACCGCACCGAGCTTCTCCGCGACCGCGGCATCACGCCCTAG